A single window of Dendropsophus ebraccatus isolate aDenEbr1 chromosome 5, aDenEbr1.pat, whole genome shotgun sequence DNA harbors:
- the LOC138793996 gene encoding olfactory receptor 6B1-like, with protein sequence MMVNHSNVVEFVLLGFPGISERFHIAISMSFFVIYNIALFSNSIVLGLIILQEHLHQPMYLIIGNLALSDLIFDMLTLPKIIAKYWFFDGSLSFVACFFQMFFVHNLGSLDSFIIMLMAVDRFVAICRPLHYSSIVTNKVVSMFCLLFWLIASLIGLAIAMMGAYLPYCGPNKIKNCFCALTPVSVLSCADSFPTRRTVFTIALVVHLLPLSFIMFSYIFIIWKIRKMAGVENWHKVFYTCTTHWFVIFLYFVPRLAVYTYNQFQLFSDADLNVLLICIYTFVPHFTSPIIYCLRTEEIKQNLKKIFWKIVSRVM encoded by the coding sequence ATGATGGTCAACCACAGCAACGTTGTAGAGTTTGTCCTTCTTGGTTTTCCCGGTATCTCAGAAAGATTTCATATTGCGATTTCTATGAGCTTCTTTGTGATTTATAATATCGCTTTGTTCTCCAATAGTATAGTTCTGGGTCTGATCATTCTTCAAGAACACCTTCACCAACCCATGTACCTCATCATTGGAAACCTGGCTCTCTCCGACCTCATATTTGACATGTTGACCTTACCAAAAATCATTGCCAAATATTGGTTCTTTGATGGCTCCTTGTCCTTCGtagcttgtttttttcagatgTTTTTTGTCCATAATTTGGGTTCTTTAGACTCATTTATTATCATGCTGATGGCTGTGGACCGCTTTGTTGCCATTTGTAGACCTCTACATTACTCATCTATAGTCACTAACAAAGTGGTTTCGATGTTCTGCCTACTTTTTTGGTTGATCGCCTCATTGATCGGTCTTGCAATTGCCATGATGGGGGCTTATCTGCCATATTGTGgaccaaataaaataaagaactGCTTCTGTGCCCTCACACCTGTGTCAGTTTTATCCTGTGCAGACTCCTTCCCCACCAGACGTACCGTCTTTACTATCGCTCTAGTCGTCCACCTTCTTCCTTTATCGTTCATTATGTTCTCCTATATATTCATAATATGGAAAATCCGCAAAATGGCCGGTGTGGAGAATTGGCATAAGGTTTTTTATACGTGCACCACTCACTGGTTTGTTATTTTCCTGTACTTTGTGCCCAGGTTAGCGGTGTATACCTACAATCAGTTTCAGCTCTTTTCCGACGCTGATCTCAACGTCTTACTCATCTGCATTTACACATTTGTGCCACATTTTACAAGTCCCATCATCTACTGTCTGAGAACCGAGGAAATAAAACAGAATCTGAAAAAAATCTTTTGGAAAATTGTATCTCGTGTGATGTAA
- the LOC138793997 gene encoding olfactory receptor 56A5-like: MVNQSNVAEFVLLGFPGLSEKFHIAVSISFFVIYNIALFFNGIALILIILHAHLHQPMYIIVANLALSDLIFDTFTLPKIIAKYWFGDGSLSFMTCFFQMFFVHTLGSLDSLIIMLMAIDRFVAICRPLHYSSIITNKVVMVICFIFWLIASLIGLSIAIMGAILPYCGPNKIKNCFCAFASVVGLSCADSLPTVSTAFTIGLVAHLLPLSFIIFSYIFIIWKIFKIAHVGNWHKVFYTCTTHWIIIFLYFVPRLTVYANNQFHIISDADVSVLLTCLYTFVPHFTSPIIYCLRTEEIKGNLSNIFRKTLSQSKM; the protein is encoded by the coding sequence ATGGTGAACCAAAGCAATGTCGCAGAGTTTGTCCTTCTCGGTTTTCCTGGTTTGTCTGAAAAATTTCACATTGCCGTTTCTATAAGCTTCTTTGTTATCTACAATATCGCATTGTTCTTCAATGGAATAGCTCTGATTCTGATCATTCTTCATGCTCACCTGCACCAACCCATGTACATCATCGTTGCAAATCTTGCTCTTTCCGACCTCATATTTGACACATTCACCTTACCAAAAATCATTGCCAAGTATTGGTTCGGTGATGGCTCCTTGTCCTTCATGACTTGTTTTTTTCAGATGTTTTTTGTCCATACTTTGGGCTCCTTAGACTCACTTATTATCATGCTGATGGCCATTGACCGCTTTGTTGCCATATGTAGACCTCTGCATTACAGCTCCATCATCACTAACAAAGTGGTTATGGTAATCTGCTTTATATTTTGGTTGATCGCCTCATTGATCGGTCTTTCCATTGCCATCATGGGCGCCATTCTGCCATACTGTGgaccaaataaaataaagaactGCTTTTGTGCCTTCGCATCTGTAGTAGGTTTATCCTGTGCAGACTCCCTTCCCACCGTATCTACAGCATTTACTATTGGTCTAGTTGCCCACCTTCTTCCACTGTCTTTCATTATATTCTCCTATATATTTATCATATGGAAAATTTTCAAAATAGCCCATGTGGGAAATTGGCATAAGGTTTTTTATACGTGCACCACTCACTGGATTATTATTTTCCTGTACTTTGTGCCCAGGCTGACAGTCTATGCCAACAATCAGTTTCACATCATTTCTGACGCCGACGTCAGCGTCTTGCTCACCTGCTTATACACGTTTGTGCCACATTTTACAAGTCCCATCATCTACTGTCTGAGAACCGAGGAAATAAAAGGAAATCTGAGCAACATTTTTAGGAAAACTCTATCTCAGTCAAAGATGTAA
- the LOC138793995 gene encoding olfactory receptor 6P1-like has translation MANQSQSNVQEFVLLGFPGLAPRFSFAVSITFFLLYNVSLWANGLVIVLIILRGHLHQPMYVIVGNLAFSDLICDTLTLPKIIAKYWFEDGSLSFSMCFVQMFFVHYLSTLDSLIIMLMAVDRYVAICKPLRYHTIINNRLVTILCLLFWLFAAIIGLVITSLGLWLPYCGPNRIKSCFCSLTPVAILSCVDSALARRTGFIIALFAHLSPLSFIVFSYIIILSKMCSLGRSENWQKAVYTCTTHWFVIGLYFIPRLTVYTYNQFQLIPNADVNVLLICLYTFAPHFTSPIIFCLRTEEIKKTLRDLLQRVVNKKY, from the coding sequence ATGGCCAACCAGAGCCAATCCAATGTCCAGGAGTTTGTCCTGCTTGGATTTCCAGGTCTTGCTCCCAGGTTCTCCTTTGCAGTCTCCATAACCTTCTTCCTTCTCTACAATGTGTCCCTCTGGGCCAATGGACTCGTCATTGTGTTGATTATCCTGAGAGGACACCTACACCAGCCGATGTACGTCATCGTCGGGAACTTAGCCTTCTCTGATTTGATATGCGACACGTTGACCTTGCCAAAAATCATCGCCAAGTATTGGTTTGAGGACGGGTCATTGTCCTTCTCTATGTGTTTTGTCCAAATGTTCTTTGTACATTATCTGTCCACTCTCGACTCCTTGATCATCATGCTGATGGCCGTGGACCGCTATGTGGCCATCTGTAAGCCACTGAGGTATCATACTATTATCAATAACCGTTTAGTGACCATCCTGTGCTTGTTATTCTGGCTCTTTGCCGCCATCATTGGCCTTGTTATCACTTCTTTGGGTCTTTGGCTGCCATACTGTGGCCCCAACAGAATTAAGAGCTGTTTCTGTTCGCTCACACCGGTTGCCATCTTGTCTTGTGTTGATTCAGCTTTGGCCAGGAGAACGGGGTTCATCATCGCCCTGTTCGCCCATCTTTCACCTCTGTCCTTCATAGTCTTCTCATACATCATCATCCTTTCAAAGATGTGCTCACTGGGTCGCTCTGAAAACTGGCAGAAGGCCGTTTACACCTGTACTACTCACTGGTTCGTCATCGGACTGTACTTCATCCCTCGACTCACCGTCTACACCTACAACCAGTTCCAGCTGATTCCCAATGCCGATGTCAATGTCCTGCTCATCTGTCTCTATACTTTCGCCCCACATTTTACCAGCCCTATTATATTTTGTCTTCGGACTGAGGAAATCAAAAAGACTCTGAGAGATTTATTACAGAGAGTGGTCAACAAAAAGTATTAA